A part of Solenopsis invicta isolate M01_SB chromosome 2, UNIL_Sinv_3.0, whole genome shotgun sequence genomic DNA contains:
- the LOC105200842 gene encoding protein unc-79 homolog isoform X1, protein MGTRYASYSLKLASLHDAYQRLLYGSQPIPSGLDIANILKYFSQTLLCLLKESSVSPFDMIKSQQLDGERMALFPNLDYRQLYNALTQMIDVVPLIHIGLPAFGKALLQCLACMLLFLDHDLIDNLSYLTASTISVLPVELHEEIVNYLCFYILPFTITRKPEIGDESAASQSVAAVIMMVFQYSNNPAHHCQLLECLMALKPGVVKDILCVIAYGTASARASAAKLLFYYWPSFNPNLFDRRAVLVKFANDFTPFVCQRDSCPNAGNAEAAKVCYNHHISITYAVECPPPLYLCIECANEIHREHPNQMFNDILHPMQQVSMICENKNCRGADKSAISVCFSTECASYNGNHPIRYCQQCHSIRHNNRRGGDHVYHMALLHISQLDPQTQTYMVQAIVSLLKEAEPISIDSNRDTTDISASTSNKGMGFVGSSSGGSGAGGIGSTFGHCDPTSLEERQLLGRYGVWLLVGLCTPNEDTPVEILGRLLSMLFHWFHVTAYCFDGIEKRLIHLIFSVGQAESALEKLKTEYVCDWLSEVMKTHYEVFISCLLPHPADYVRVGGHWETLASRTSHLKDGLHRLFCLVPYEVITPDVWDYVMPHWMEAVVNDVPENELQELKIILSKILDRDMNSLGFDVKKMYNFIAKRFVNTSAKVQEQALNWLQTLTMLEITLPLDQLFSIFSDGVAVMQTMSTAESELQPSKSTKEDDANITCPIVENDSGKSTPLSDDVVPTPRHMEFTTNAELNLSCCILMLDILLKQMELQNVDKHTGINTKVCRDACHLMKSIVASNWNSSHVCETSDVECSYCESRVIWHQLCLQLITYLAPENPAYPPDTIVDESAEENARKSSPETTRKGDSKPDVVINMPVPEMHSVGGVLVHMPHFFEQIMTATVETVSEQLDLAAIMPTEKIMSAVARTVTLSETDVATATVSVAKPHLIGENDEPVSLSPEADSEDFWHTSVGKFRFTIEELPEQLQYIHKLLKEIMTIDKPDILYYMLQCLNVMCLYGDAFNTAVKDHQGFFIWCQENLLIKNLWELLNAEHSHIAQVTVPLLLHCVTLPCGTDTFWRLVQEEFHNSDWRVRFVAVERVTLIARFMDSTPLRNILSLQAALANAFCYLITSMDDNNVYVAQRATLYLGTIHDTAIRSLILCLETQFDSVIVDRPMVLQSLYQLHNSLSDRRILTWEFFLNRFDTLFLEAQINLEKSGDVAYLRDLKNTDMNSEVFMKKLHRAHEALSQSDGSGTSSVKTLSASFGTKWPYKRTMSAPASMIPRQDTKQEKEKVYSRQYSAPILKRKSSRFGLGQLLGSTPPNNSIPDGHVHSLNMVDEASTLPGYTHKIVDLEEADKETMHLLVFLLMQFLSRQDQAYPTDEKPMSKTQGIVLRHLYLLLGYNQTERIFHTTPQRLRLSPAFNVFIANLPQLLDQNHVMGWLMTPPILAILQYCPYPPQTIPPATTDHQPPNYSLWYLEPHIRRSWLMSLLVILYKCQYGQQPWCNQLQALVKIVLNTLSTQHHQCRRIPATIVMGAPPSRSRDVSQPSLGVEHELTTNTMGEIDTETPPMRAIPVHQRSPGGMHGQMETHWEENNSPACRYFNKHYTSYSINADDTESELAAIPESPKSDSTLHGSSGGSLGELEETVPRNASLEPRMSIVSDGTSMVESNNKNINKPKTDSVMKPVWFLGGNEEEVSQGNKGGPQKKWSVYEGVKMMVTSTFLTGQQDSSRHLPKTAVPSMKNGKGHLPYNGDTPKTYDLSSALAIATSISHFQRSELPKVKETEKTKKEKEKEKEKEKEKETEKRKEKEVEMEMENEKEKEKEKALAKASGTINNVEPLAKHLGRQKHVEQITITATSPISPCQVITVTNSDNSSSPALSSSISSQVISTENGQQTGDPLSISPQPLMTTPTVERLLPIGTTARTTGSRTAQRVLRCEDTYGSPESPLSKMDILTVSSSFEQDSETCLSSDITSPHSVSQLEFPTPERLLPVGPQRDFPSLVERVRQALNVSDIEDNKSSEDAKRDVRELTLVKQDSGGSDNMSTSLVPTCNELVNSSRSPSPRRLIKQVALELSPPAIDPGDFVSKIADYDQRIKSKDQFRIQRDRVRKIIAITDQDTVTHARRAESWSGTQAQQNLDYVSQQAYHADFNLKQSLFRIGDDCVYDRCSECGTIREEYSDEELGLCIITLGTFIHREPSLAAPLLPEILGVVTKVALHAMYPWQSETNMHLPGGAVSVAHQFLRCVLHQLAPNGVFMQMFQTHLNETTRLQFFKSVAQALIDFNELNPIAPLQLLLETLNMKKSLSLERLPIILYNIACYLDCLPLEAGLGPAAATWSGLLTQFDGLFRRLVLMLPSIDDITPLLRIMISILKVPGIQQSKGMLDPFSKVLSYAIQNSTLQYNYLTDLCYLCHRGFTRDRDKHFFGRTIVFELIQAIKFKITIPDSNFLLLLQFVLQDIGGSLPNSVFAMENNIQADVSPIYNTNASESLKNQLSDVLEFLTDFHTLSKIKSYSKGMQAGLNEDTIGGMLKCGLAQYVALEITRGNNRENRAVARYLPWLYTAPSITQGAREYVDCIGHIRLLSWLLLGSLTHIAMYTGNNNSHSHSTVPLAQPIPQEVSCHIADHIQVIFSGFPEQSKNSVLHMSSLFHAFILCQLWTMYLEEMSKNNATNSESHNITMNILLEFWGKITTCILRLIASSKALSEMLNLHFLSLLESLLECESIVLSKLLPLWNSILFSHHVQLPGHLQMRLQNCRDFSPNRMAEHFISNRRESNAILLRWLHRLQFKMGQIEMQSSTATQFYSI, encoded by the exons CGAGGAAACCCGAAATTGGAGACGAGAGTGCCGCTAGTCAATCAGTGGCCGCTGTTATAATGATGGTGTTTCAGTATTCCAATAATCCAG cACATCACTGTCAACTGCTGGAGTGTTTAATGGCCCTGAAGCCGGGAGTCGTGAAAGACATACTTTGCGTTATCGCCTACGGCACCGCGTCGGCGAGAGCGTCAGCTGCGAaattgctattttattattgGCCTTCGTTTAATCCAAATCTGTTCGATCGCCGCGCGGTGTTGGTAAAATTTGCTA ACGATTTCACCCCGTTCGTGTGCCAACGGGATAGCTGTCCGAATGCCGGCAATGCGGAAGCTGCGAAAGTCTGTTACAATCATCACATTTCCATCACGTACGCCGTTGAGTGTCCACCTCCCTTGTACCTTTGTATCGAATGCGCAAACGAGATTCATCGCGAGCATCCGAATCAAATGTTTAACGACATTTTGCATCCGATGCAACAGGTGTCCATGATCTGCGAGAACAAG AATTGCAGGGGGGCGGACAAATCGGCTATTAGCGTTTGCTTTTCGACGGAATGCGCTAGCTACAATGGAAACCATCCCATAAGATATTGCCAGCAGTGCCACAGTATCCGTCATAACAATCGTCGTGGCGGTGATCACGTTTATCACATGGCACTTCTGCACATCTCGCAGCTGGACCCGCAAACGCAAACTTACATGGTTCAAGCGATCGTCAG TTTGCTCAAAGAGGCTGAACCAATAAGTATCGATAGCAATCGAGATACGACAGATATAAGTGCTAGTACTAGCAATAAAGGTATGGGATTCGTAGGAAGTAGCAGTGGCGGAAGCGGTGCCGGCGGTATCGGGAGTACGTTCGGTCATTGCGATCCTACGAGCCTGGAGGAACGACAGCTCCTCGGCAGATATGGCGTATGGCTGCTAGTGGGACTTTGTACCCCTAACGAGGATACCCCGGTTGAAATACTGGGCCGTTTATTATCAATGTTATTTCATTGGTTTCATGTCACTGCCTACTGTTTCGATGGTATTGAAAAAAGACTTATACACCTTATCTTTTCTGTTG GCCAAGCGGAAAGCGCCCTCGAGAAGTTAAAAACGGAGTACGTTTGCGACTGGCTCTCGGAAGTTATGAAAACGCATTATGAAGTATTCATTTCCTGTCTTCTACCACATCCCGCGGATTATGTCAGGGTCGGAGGTCATTG gGAAACCTTGGCTTCACGGACGTCGCATTTGAAAGATGGACTGCACCGGCTGTTCTGTCTGGTACCGTACGAAGTGATTACCCCCGACGTGTGGGATTACGTGATGCCGCATTGGATGGAAGCGGTGGTAAATGACGTTCCGGAAAATGAACTCCAGGAGCTAAAGATAATATTGAG CAAGATCTTGGATCGGGACATGAACTCTTTGGGATTTGACGTGAAGAAAATGTATAACTTTATAGCGAAACGATTCGTCAATACGAGCGCCAAGGTGCAAGAACAGGCCCTTAACTGGTTGCAAACGCTTACTATGCTGGAAATAACGTTACCCCTGGATCAATTGTTTTCGATATTCAGCGACGGAGTTGCCGTTATGCAGACGATGAGCACGGCGGAATCGGAATTACAACCAAGCAAATCTACAAAGGAAGACGACGCAAATATTACAT GTCCCATAGTGGAGAATGATTCCGGAAAATCAACACCACTTTCCGACGATGTAGTGCCAACACCGAGACACATGGAGTTCACGACGAACGCGGAACTTAATTTATCATGCTGTATTCTCATGCTTGATATACTATTGAAACAG ATGGAACTACAAAATGTAGACAAGCATACCGGAATCAATACAAAGGTTTGCCGAGACGCTTGTCATTTAATGAAGTCCATAGTTGCGTCCAACTGGAACAGTTCTCACGTCTGCGAGACATCAGACGTCGAATGCTCTTATTGCGAGTCGAGGGTAATCTGGCATCAACTATGTCTACAATTGATCACTTACTTGGCACCGGAAAATCCAGCGTATCCTCCGGAT ACAATCGTGGATGAAAGCGCGGAGGAGAACGCGCGTAAAAGTTCGCCGGAAACGACGAGAAAGGGCGATTCGAAACCAGACGTAGTTATCAACATGCCTGTGCCGGAGATGCATTCTGTTGGCGGAGTCTTAGTTCATATGCCACAC TTCTTCGAACAGATTATGACAGCGACAGTAGAGACAGTTTCGGAACAGCTGGACCTCGCAGCTATCATGCCAACGGAGAAGATTATGTCCGCCGTCGCGAGAACGGTTACGCTATCGGAAACAGACGTCG CAACCGCAACGGTGAGCGTGGCGAAACCACATCTGATAGGCGAAAACGACGAACCCGTCAGCTTAAGTCCGGAGGCTGATTCAGAAGACTTTTGGCACACCTCCGTAGGAAAGTTTCGATTCACGATAGAAGAACTACCGGAACAGCTTCAATACATTCACAAACTATTGAAG GAGATAATGACGATCGACAAACCAGACATTCTTTACTACATGCTGCAGTGCTTGAATGTGATGTGCTTGTACGGCGACGCGTTTAATACAGCGGTGAAGGATCATCAAGGATTCTTTATATGGTGCCAagagaatttattaataaaaaa CTTATGGGAGCTCCTAAACGCAGAGCATTCGCATATAGCACAAGTGACTGTTCCGTTGTTATTACATTGTGTAACGTTACCCTGCGGCACTGATACTTTCTGGCGGCTTGTACAAGAAGAATTTCACAATTCCGATTGGCGCGTTAGATTCGTCGCAG tCGAACGTGTCACGTTAATCGCGAGATTTATGGACTCGACGCCATTGCGAAACATATTGAGTCTTCAAGCTGCATTAGCAAATGCGTTCTGTTACTTAATAACGAGCATGGACGACAATAATGTGTACGTTGCGCAGCGTGCTACCTTGTATCTTGGTACTATTCATGATACAGCAATTAGg tcgTTAATTTTGTGCTTGGAAACACAATTCGATTCCGTAATCGTCGACCGGCCAATGGTATTGCAATCGCTTTATCAACTACACAATAGTCTTAGTGATCGGCGTATCTTGACGTGGGAATTTTTCTTGAATCGATTTGACACGCTGTTTCTCGAGGCTCAAATCAATTTGGAGAAGTCGGGAGATGTGGCTTACTTGCGCG ATCTAAAGAATACGGATATGAACAGCGAGGTGTTCATGAAGAAATTGCATCGCGCACACGAAGCGTTATCTCAGTCCGACGGTAGCGGGACCAGTTCCGTAAAGACGCTGAGCGCGAGTTTCGGCACCAAGTGGCCTTACAAGCGTACGATGTCCGCGCCCGCGTCGATGATACCTCGACAAGACACCAAGCAAG AAAAGGAAAAGGTGTACAGCCGACAGTATTCCGCGCCGATCTTGAAAAGGAAGAGCTCGAGATTCGGACTGGGTCAGTTGCTGGGGTCTACCCCACCTAATAACAGTATTCCAG aTGGTCACGTACATTCGTTGAACATGGTCGACGAAGCTAGCACGTTACCAGGATATACTCACAAAATCGTAGATCTTGAAGAAGCAGATAAAGAAACTATGCATCTACTAGTTTTCCTCTTAATGCAGTTTTTATCACGACAGGATCAG GCTTATCCGACGGACGAGAAGCCAATGTCGAAAACACAGGGTATAGTATTGCGGCACTTGTATCTTCTTCTGGGATACAATCAGACTGAGCGCATTTTCCATACCACTCCGCAACGTTTAAG gcTTTCGCCGGCGTTTAACGTATTCATTGCCAATTTGCCGCAACTGTTAGACCAGAATCATGTGATGGGCTGGCTGATGACGCCGCCAATTCTGgcgatattacaatattgcccTTACCCTCCGCAAACTATACCTCCCGCAACCACCGATCATCAGCCTCCGAATTACAGTCTTTGGTACTTGGAGCCACACATCAGGCGATCTTGGCTGATGTCTCTGCTCGTTATCTTATACAAG TGTCAGTACGGGCAACAGCCATGGTGTAATCAGCTTCAAGCGTTAGTGAAGATAGTGTTGAATACCCTCAGTACTCAACATCATCAGTGCAGAAGGATACCAGCAACTATAGTTATGGGTGCGCCGCCTTCCAGATCTCGTG ATGTGTCTCAACCTTCGCTCGGAGTAGAACACGAGTTGACAACGAACACGATGGGAGAAATAGATACGGAGACCCCGCCGATGCGCGCAATCCCGGTACATCAACGCAGCCCCGGAGGGATGCATGGCCAAATGGAAACCCATTGGGAAGAGAATAACAGTCCAGCTTGTCGCTATTTTAACAAACATTATACCAG CTATTCGATCAATGCGGATGATACGGAGTCTGAGCTGGCAGCGATCCCTGAGAGCCCAAAATCTGACAGCACCTTACATGGCAGCAGCGGAGGATCCCTTGGGGAATTGGAGGAAACGGTTCCTAGAAACGCATCTCTAGAACCACGCATGTCGATCGTTTCGGATGGAACGAGTATGGTCGAAtcgaataacaaaaatattaacaagcCAAAGACGGATTCCGTGATGAAGCCTGTATGGTTCTTGGGTGGAAACGAAGAGGAAGTTAGTCAG GGAAATAAAGGTGGCCCTCAAAAGAAATGGAGCGTGTACGAAGGAGTGAAAATGATGGTAACAAGCACATTTCTTACTGGACAACAGGACTCTTCAAGACATTTGCCTAAAACAGCTGTGCCGTCGATGAAAAACGGTAAAGGACACTTGCCTTACAATGGAGACACACCAAAGACATATGATTTATCGAGCGCTTTAGCTATCGCAACCAGCATTTCTCATTTTCAAAG atccgAATTGCCAAAGGTAAAGGAGACGGAAAAGactaagaaagaaaaggagaaagaaaaggaaaaggagaaagagaaagagacggagAAGAGAAAGGAGAAGGAAGTGGAAATGGAAATGgagaatgaaaaagaaaaggagaaggaAAAAGCGCTTGCGAAGGCTTCCGGGACTATCAACAACGTCGAGCCTCTCGCGAAACATTTAGGTAGACAGAAACATGTGGAACAGATCACAATTACAGCGACATCGCCGATTTCACCTTGCCAAGTGATTACAGTGACGAACAGCGATAATTCGAGCTCGCCAGCTTTGAGTTCCTCTATATCGTCGCAAGTCATAAGTACAGAGAATGGACAGCAAACGGGTGATCCTCTTTCAATAAGTCCGCAACCTTTGATGACTACTCCGACCGTCGAACGATTGCTTCCCATTGGTACGACTGCTCGGACGACCG GATCGCGAACTGCGCAACGTGTATTAAGATGCGAGGACACGTATGGCTCTCCGGAATCGCCATTGTCAAAAATGGACATTCTGACAGTCA GTTCCTCGTTCGAGCAAGATAGCGAGACTTGTTTGTCCAGCGATATTACGAGTCCGCATAGCGTTTCCCAACTGGAATTTCCAACGCCAGAACGATTACTGCCGGTTGGTCCTCAGAGAGATTTCCCCAGTTTAGTCGAGCGAGTACGTCAAGCGCTTAATGTTTCAGATATCGAAG ATAATAAGTCGAGCGAAGATGCGAAGCGTGACGTACGCGAGCTGACACTCGTAAAGCAGGATAGTGGGGGATCTGACAATATG TCAACGTCACTCGTACCGACGTGCAATGAGCTCGTTAATTCGAGTAGATCGCCAAGTCCGAGGAGGCTGATTAAACAGGTGGCCTTGGAATTGTCTCCGCCAGCGATCGATCCCGGAGATTTCGTCTCGAAAATAGCAGACTACGATCAGAGGATTAAATCGAAGGATCAATTTCGGATTCAACGTGACAGAGTGAGAAAGATCATCGCTATAACGGATCAAGATACGGTTACTCACGCGAGGCGAGCGGAGTCCTG GTCGGGCACACAAGCCCAACAGAATTTAGATTATGTCTCTCAACAAGCGTATCATGCGGATTTCAATTTAAAGCAGAGCTTATTTCGCATCGGCGATGATTGCGTTTATGACAG GTGTTCGGAGTGCGGAACCATAAGAGAAGAGTATTCCGACGAAGAGCTCGGATTGTGTATAATAACGTTGGGAACGTTCATTCATCGAGAGCCATCTCTAGCGGCGCCGTTATTGCCAGAAATACTCGGCGTGGTTACCAA GGTTGCTCTTCACGCGATGTATCCCTGGCAAAGCGAGACGAATATGCACCTTCCAGGTGGTGCGGTCAGCGTAGCGCACCAATTTCTCAGATGCGTTCTCCATCAATTAGCGCCTAATGGAGTGTTTATGCAAATGTTTCAGACTCATTTGAATG AAACGACAAGACTACAGTTTTTCAAAAGTGTTGCGCAAGCCTTGATTGATTTTAACGAATTGAATCCGATCGCGCCTTTGCAGTTGTTGCTCGAG ACGCTAAACATGAAGAAGTCGTTGTCGCTGGAACGGCTgccaataatattatataatatcgcGTGCTACTTGGATTGTTTGCCATTGGAAGCGGGATTAGGTCCTGCTGCGGCTACATGGAGTGGACTGCTGACACAGTTCGATGGATTATTTCGAAGACTCGTTCTTATGCTCCCTTCTATCGATGATATCACCCCTCTTTTGAGAATAATGATTTCGATATTAAAAGTCCCAGGAATTCAACAATCGAAg GGAATGCTGGATCCATTCTCCAAAGTATTAAGTTACGCTATACAAAACTCAACattgcaatataattatttaacggATTTATGCTACTTGTGCCATAGAGGATTTACTCGTGATCGCGACAAACATTTTTTCGGGAGAACGATTGTGTTTGAATTAATTCaggcaattaaatttaaaattacaataccGGACTCGAATTTTTTGCTACTTCTTCAGTTTGTGCTCCAG GATATTGGAGGATCCTTGCCTAATAGTGTGTTTGCGatggaaaataatattcaagCAGACGTGTCGCCGATCTACAACACCAATGCCTCTGAATCATTAAAGAATCAGTTGTCGGATGTCCTCGAATTTTTAACTGATTTTCATACTTTAAGCAAAATTAAG aGTTACAGCAAAGGTATGCAAGCGGGATTAAACGAGGACACGATAGGCGGGATGCTAAAATGCGGCCTCGCTCAATACGTAGCTTTAGAAATTACGAGAGGCAACAATAGGGAAAACAGAGCTGTCGCGCGTTACTTGCCGTGGTTATACACCGCACCGTCTATAACGCAAGG AGCTCGCGAATACGTTGATTGCATCGGCCACATCAGACTCTTATCCTGGCTGTTACTGGGATCGCTTACGCACATAGCTATGTACACTGGCAACAATAACAGTCATTCTCATTCAACGGTACCGTTGGCGCAACCGATACCTCAAGAAGTATCTTGCCACATCGCGGATCATATACAAGTCATTTTCTCGGGGTTTCCAGAACAATCGAAAAACTCAGTCCTCCATATGTCGTCGCTCTTCCACGCGTTCATTCTCTGCCAA CTTTGGACGATGTATTTGGAAGAAATGTCGAAGAACAACGCGACGAACAGCGAAAGTCACAACATCACCATGAACATCTTGTTAGAATTTTGGGGCAAGATAACGACGTGCATTTTGCGACTTATTGCTTCGTCGAAAGCT ctgTCTGAAATGCTGAATTTGCATTTCTTAAGCTTGTTGGAGTCATTGTTGGAATGCGAATCGATTGTGCTGAGTAAATTACTACCTCTATGGAATTCCATATTATTTTCTCATCATGTACAG ctaCCAGGGCACTTACAAATGCGATTGCAGAATTGCCGCGATTTCTCACCAAACAGAATGGCGGAGCATTTCATTTCTAATCGAAGAGAGTCAAACGCGATTCTCCTACGATGGTTACATCGTTTGCAGTTTAAGATGGGCCAAATAGAAATGCAATCTTCTACCGCCACGCAATTCTATTCTATCTaa